In Planctomycetia bacterium, the following are encoded in one genomic region:
- a CDS encoding SOS response-associated peptidase: protein MCGRFTLRSPAGVIVAQFGLRELAELAARYNIAPTQQVLAIRADDASRAWQPVWLRWGLIPSWAKDEKIGAQLMNARSETIAEKPSFRAAFKQRRCLIVADGFYEWQKSGRAKLPFHIRRRDQQPFAFAGLWERWRGGDGLVESCTIITTAANDLLRPLHERMPVILAPPDYGTWLAPTAKPEELQPLLASIDTPELEIVPANPIVNSARHDSPDCLQPPAELF, encoded by the coding sequence ATGTGCGGCCGTTTTACGCTTCGTTCTCCTGCCGGCGTGATTGTGGCGCAGTTTGGCCTGCGCGAGTTGGCGGAGTTGGCCGCGCGGTATAACATCGCGCCCACGCAGCAGGTGCTGGCGATTCGCGCGGATGACGCTTCGCGGGCCTGGCAGCCGGTTTGGTTGCGTTGGGGATTGATTCCTTCCTGGGCCAAAGACGAAAAGATCGGCGCCCAGTTGATGAACGCCCGGTCCGAAACGATCGCCGAGAAGCCGTCGTTCCGCGCCGCGTTCAAGCAGCGGCGTTGTTTGATCGTGGCCGACGGCTTTTATGAGTGGCAAAAGTCCGGCCGCGCGAAGCTGCCGTTTCATATTCGCCGGCGAGACCAGCAGCCGTTTGCGTTCGCCGGGCTGTGGGAACGCTGGCGCGGCGGCGATGGCCTGGTGGAGTCGTGTACGATCATCACCACGGCCGCCAACGATCTGCTGCGCCCGTTGCACGAACGGATGCCGGTGATCCTCGCCCCGCCGGATTACGGAACCTGGCTCGCGCCGACGGCCAAGCCCGAGGAGTTGCAACCGCTGCTGGCGTCGATTGACACCCCCGAGTTGGAAATCGTCCCCGCGAACCCGATCGTGAACAGCGCCCGCCACGACAGCCCGGATTGCCTCCAGCCGCCAGCGGAGCTGTTCTAA